The proteins below are encoded in one region of Sander lucioperca isolate FBNREF2018 chromosome 11, SLUC_FBN_1.2, whole genome shotgun sequence:
- the si:dkeyp-51f12.3 gene encoding uncharacterized protein si:dkeyp-51f12.3, whose translation MPRPQGILLCLGMLLMTAGGVIALCMDIPPYHSAAVFVGLFLGLGGVAMMVSGLCMAMKNLQVAVPGHHLLHPRTGTRFSPQQALAIQRRLDRIRREMSEDTRVPEPEPSLPSTPPPWTMEPPPSYDTVMKSQEHSEPDIYALC comes from the exons ATGCCGCGCCCCCAGGGCATACTGCTCTGCCTGGGCATGCTGCTGATGACTGCAGGGGGGGTCATTGCTCTGTGCATGGACATACCCCCCTACCACTCTGCTGCAGTATTTGTCGGACTGTTCCTGGGCCTGGGGGGTGTGGCCATGATGGTCAGTGGACTCTGCATGGCAATGAAGAATCTCCAGGTGGCAGTGCCTGGACACCACCTCCTGCACCCCCGCACAGGCACGCGCTTCAGCCCACAGCAGGCCCTGGCTATACAAAG gaGGTTGGACCGAATTCGTCGAGAGATGTCAGAGGACACCAGAGTGCCGGAGCCTGAACCCTCCCTCCCATCCACCCCTCCGCCCTGGACTATGGAGCCGCCTCCATCCTATGACACAGTGATGAAGAGCCAGGAGCACAGCGAGCCGGACATCTATGCTTTGTGTTAG
- the bsnd gene encoding barttin: MVEGKPYRYGLIAAGLCVSAVGLFIMTQEQPHIYVAMCTLGITMVCIGTAWSLCQCYPKVILADEIQEKCLQDVVCTAAGARLAEALPGFCGQKSSSSRLLPEALKSHSCPALHLV, from the exons ATGGTTGAGGGGAAACCATATCGATACGGGCTGATAGCGGCGGGGCTGTGTGTGTCGGCAGTAGGCCTCTTCATCATGACTCAGGAGCAACCGCACATCTATGTTGCAATGTGCACTCTGGGCATCACCATGGTGTGTATCGGGACAGCATGGAGCCTCTGCCAGTGCTATCCCAAG GTCATTTTGGCTGATGAGATTCAGGAGAAATGTCTTCAGGATGTGGTGTGTACTGCAGCTGGAGCAAG GCTTGCTGAGGCTCTGCCAGGTTTCTGTGGCCAAAAGTCAAGTAGCAGCAGACTTCTTCCCGAAGCCCTAAAGAGCCATAGCTGTCCTGCATTGCACCTGGTCTGA
- the pcsk9 gene encoding proprotein convertase subtilisin/kexin type 9 — protein MHLTSAWVGLALCCLCASLAASAQDYPEDDEMILDLIREDGTQPETGAEPAAEFLKCNKAAWRMPGQYLVVLRQGTHDSHVQRTIRRLRAKAARRGYLLEILQTYSGALHGFLVKMSSDVLHLAVKLPQVHYIEEDSSVFAQSAPWNLQRLLQPHGGTSENGTYRPPNDGGMAEVYLMDGSVQSSHREVEGRVHITDFNNVPDEDGVRVHRQASQCDSHGTHMAGVVSGSDSGVARGAGVNLVRVLNCQGKGTVSGALAGMEYIRATLLVRPVDAVVVLLPFIGGFSRSLNAACRDLVANGAVVIAAAGNYRDDACLYSPASEPEVITVGAVNSVDQLMSQGAGGTNFGRCVDLFAPGDDIVSASSDCSTCFTSRSGTSQAAAHAAGVAAVILSSNQNVSPVHVLHTLLHYSISNTIDLLSLSDTHRLSTPNLVAAMPPANSTNGELLCRSVWSERSGVTSTAKAMSHCRLGEEMMSCSSYTPDGVHAGETITVNSGQMECVAYNARGGKGVYAVARCCVNGALQCQVHASPEPGRDAECVSPERHLTGCTSRSTAEILSDSRPHHGVRKRCVVKDGVSSHAVCCHAPSLECHLLENTSADKDQLEVSCPSGWTLTDCSAISQGSVISWSVAKGNSCHVRSATGADGAAGIAVCCRVRPPPDQPATTPQ, from the exons ATGCATCTCACCTCAGCTTGGGTTGGCTTGGCGCTGTGCTGTTTGTGCGCGTCTTTGGCCGCGAGCGCGCAGGACTACCCCGAGGACGACGAGATGATCCTGGATCTGATCCGCGAGGACGGGACTCAACCTGAAACCGGAGCCGAGCCCGCTGCTGAGTTTCTTAAGTGCAACAAG GCAGCGTGGCGCATGCCCGGTCAGTACCTGGTCGTGCTGCGTCAGGGGACTCACGACTCTCACGTGCAAAGGACCATCAGGAGACTGAGAGCCAAAGCAGCCAGGAGAGGTTACCTGTTGGAGATCCTGCAGACATACTCTGGAGCTCTGCATGGCTTCCTGGTCAAGATGAGCAGTGACGTCCTTCACCTG GCGGTGAAGCTCCCTCAGGTCCACTACATAGAGGAGGACTCATCCGTCTTTGCTCAGAGTGCCCCCTGGAACCTCCAGAGGTTACTGCAGCCTCATGGTGGGACCTCTGAAAACGGAACATACAGGCCACCCA ACGATGGAGGGATGGCGGAGGTGTATCTGATGGATGGCAGTGTTCAGAGTTCTCACAGAGAGGTTGAAGGACGAGTGCACATCACAGACTTCAACAACGTCCCTGACGAGGATGGAGTCAGAGTtcacagacag GCCAGTCAGTGTGACAGTCACGGTACACACATGGCGGGGGTTGTGAGTGGGTCAGATTCTGGTGTTGCTCGAGGCGCCGGTGTTAACCTGGTCCGTGTGCTCAACTGTCAGGGCAAAGGGACCGTGTCAGGAGCTCTGGCAG GTATGGAGTATATCCGAGCAACTTTACTTGTCCGTCCAGTGGATGCTGTGGTTGTTTTGCTGCCTTTCATTGGTGGTTTCAGCCGTTCATTAAACGCAGCCTGTCGGGACTTGGTGGCAAACGGAGCTGTTGTCATCGCTGCTGCGGGGAACTACAGAGACGACGCCTGCCTTTACTCACCTGCTTCAGAGCCTGAG gtcATCACAGTAGGGGCAGTTAACTCAGTGGACCAGCTCATGTCACAGGGAGCGGGTGGCACCAACTTTGGCCGCTGCGTTGATCTGTTTGCACCCGGCGATGACATCGTTAGCGCCAGTAGTGACTGCAGCACCTGTTTTACCTCCCGGAGTGGAACCTCCCAGGCTGCTGCGCATGCTGCTG GTGTAGCAGCAGTGATCCTTTCGTCCAATCAGAACGTGTCGCCGGTGCACGTCCTGCACACGCTGCTGCATTATTCCATCAGCAACACAATCGActtactctctctgtctgacacaCATCGTCTCAGTACTCCAAACCTGGTAGCAGCCATGCCTCCTGCCAACAGCACAA ATGGCGAGCTTCTGTGTCGGTCAGTGTGGTCAGAGAGGTCAGGGGTCACGAGTACTGCCAAGGCTATGAGTCACTGTCGCCTGGGGGAGGAGATGATGAGCTGCAGCAGCTACACTCCTGACGGTGTTCACGCGGGAGAAACCATCACT GTGAACAGCGGGCAGATGGAGTGCGTTGCCTATAACGCTCGGGGGGGTAAAGGTGTGTATGCTGTGGCGCGTTGCTGTGTGAATGGTGCTCTGCAGTGCCAGGTCCATGCTAGTCCTGAGCCTGGCCGAGATGCTGAGTGTGTCAGCCCGGAGCGCCACCTGACCG GCTGTACATCTCGGTCCACTGCTGAGATCTTGTCTGACTCGCGCCCCCATCACGGGGTTCGGAAGCGTTGTGTTGTAAAAGACGGGGTGTCATCTCATGCTGTGTGCTGCCATGCTCCATCTCTGGAGTGCCACCTGTTGGAAAATACATCAGCTGATAAAGATCAG CTCGAGGTGTCCTGTCCCTCTGGCTGGACTCTGACAGACTGTAGCGCCATCTCTCAGGGCTCTGTCATCTCATGGTCTGTTGCTAAAGGCAACAGTTGCCATGTCCGCAGTGCCACAGGAGCCGATGGGGCAGCTGGAATCGCTGTCTGCTGTCGCGTCCGACCGCCACCAGACCAGCCCGCTACAACTCCTCAGTAA